The segment ATCAATCAAGGAAATATGCCCAATCAGATTACCACGCACTGTATAACCTGTGTTATCAGGACCGGTCAACTCAATAACCTTGGCCAAGTCGTGCAACATAATGCCTGCAAAAAGCAGGCTCTTATTGAGCTGAGGATAAATATCTCCAATAGCATCCGCCAAACGCACCATAGTCGCCGTGTGATAGGACAGGCCTGAATAGAAGGCGTGGTGGTTGGTCTTGGCAGCTGGGTAGGAATAAAATTCCTTGTCGTACTTGCTGTAAAGAGCACGCACAATCCGCTGCCAAGTCGCATTTTCAATGCGGAAAATCATCTGGCTCAAATAGTCCTTGGTGTCCTTGACATCAACAGGCGGCTTTTCCTTGAAATCAGCAGGGTCGTTGGGCTCGCCTGCCTTTGGTAAACGAAGAACCAGTTGGTTGACTTGGGGGGTGTTGTTGTAAACCTCACGGCGACCCTGCATGTGAACAACAGTTCCAGCAGTAAAGTCCTTGATTTTCCCTGGTTGGGCATCCCAGACCTTTCCTTCAATCTCGCCAGTATCATCTTGGAAGGTCAGAGCTAGGTAGTCTTTGCCAGCTCGTGTTTGACGGACTTCAGCAGTCTTGATCAGATAGAATCCTTCGAAGAATTCATCTTTTTTCATTTGGTTAATTTTCATTATCTTCCTCATCTAATGGGGACAGGCCAAGCAGTCCCTTGGTTTGGTCATCTTCGTACAGGTCAATGGTCCGAAGACTACGCTCAATAGCGTTGGTGCGAGTGGTTAGGAGTTTGTCAATATTGCTGCTGGCTTGATTAAGTTGTTTCTGAGCCTTAAGCAAGAGGTCAGAAAACTTGCCAAATTCCAGCTTGACATTGCCCAAGACCTTGGAAATATCATCGGCTGACCGTTGAATGTTAAGAGTCTTAAAGCCGACGGAGAGGGAATTGAGCAGGGCAGACAGGGTGGTCGGTCCTGCTACCACGATATTTTCCTGACGGCGAAGCTCATCAAAGAAAATCGGATTGCGGACCACTTCTGAATACAGCCCTTCGGTCGGCAAGAACAAGACACCAAAGTTGGTGGTTTCAGGCGGATTGAGGTACTTGCTCTGAATGTCCTTGGCAAAGCGCTTGATAGCCGCCAAGAGATTTTTGCGATGGAGGTCAATCTGGTCCTTATCCCCACTTTCATAAGCATCTTCCAAGCGGTAGTAATCCGCCAGCGGAAACTTGGAGTCAATCGGCAGATAGATATAGTCTCCCTCGGTCCGTCCTGGTAGCTTGACCGCATACTCCACACGCTCACTAGAGCCTGAAACCGTGGCAAACTCTCGCTCATATTGGCTAGGTGTTAAAATATCCTCGATAATCTGTCCCAGCTGCAACTCACCCATGATGCCACGGGTTTTGGTACCAGACAGAACCTTGTTAAGACTGCCCACATCACGCGCCACCGTCTGCATTTCACCCAGACCACGATTGACCGATTCCAACTGCTTGGACACCGTTTCAAAGGAGGCTTGTAGGCGGGTTTGCAGGGTTTTCTCCAGCTTTTCCTCAACCGTCTGCCGCATTTCTTCCAGGCGTTTTTCATTAGACTCCTGAATGGCCTGCAAGCGACGGTCGGTGGCATCTCGCGTTTCCAAGTGGCTCTTATTCAGCTCTTGGCGAATGTCAGTTAGCTGTTGGTAAAGCTCCGTGCGGAGTCTTTCCACCTCCTGATGAATGGCCTGCTGCTGTTTGAGAGTTGCGTTTTCTAGTTGATAGCTGAGCTGGTCAGACAAGTTGTCTGCTGTATCTTCGGCTTGATCTTGCAAAAGCAGGGTCAAGCTCTGCCATTTTCCATAAAGAAAAACCAAGGCAAGCAAGACCAGTATCAGCAAAATAAGTAATACAATATCCATCTAATCCTTGTCCTTACTGTAGATAAGGACCACGTAGCCCTTATCCAGTTGAATGTCTATGTCCCTATCTATAAATTCGTTAGAAGCATAGCATTTTTTGAAAAAATAATTGCTGGCATCCAGCGGGTACTTGGCATGACGAATGGTCAGGCAACTCTGGTCCGACGGCATAAAGGAAATGTAGTTCATACCAGCAATCGGTGACAAACGGTGCTGACCTGCAGGTCGAAATCGGACGATGTTCTGACTATCCACCAATTCAATCTGCTCCACATAGGCTGCCAAGTCTGGTTCAGCTGGTAAAAAGAGATTGCTCATCATGTGGTCCATGCGACCACCCAAGGCTCCGTATATGCGAACCTTGGCCTGCGGATAAACCTTGAAGATTTCCTTTAAAGCCAGCTCCAAATCTGTATCATCTTTTTCAGCAGGAGCTTGCAAAAAACGCTCTGCTAGATCCTTTATCTGCCCTAATTCTTCAGGTGTCACCGAGTCAAAATCACCGATAGCCCAGTCAAGAGGCAGAAAATGGTCCAGAAGACGAAGAGAGCCTGCATCTACCCCCACATAGAGGTCGGCAGGCTCAGGAAGGCAGTCAAAGGAACCGCCTGCAATGACAGCAATCTTAATCATTGAGGGCAGCTCTCAATTTGGCAACGTTGGCATCCAAATCGCCTTTGAAGAGGTAGGAACCAGCCACAAAGACATTGGCACCCGCATTTTTGGCTGAATGAATAGTCTTATCGTCAATCCCGCCGTCCACTTCGATGTCAAAGTTCAAGCCTTTGGCTTCACGCAATTTAACCAAATCCGCAATCTTCTCAGCCACTTCTGGAATGTAGGCTTGTCCACCAAAACCTGGGTTGACCGTCATGAGAAGCACCTGATCCACCAAGTTAAGCACAGGCTCAATGGTCACAAGGGGAGTGCCTGGATTGATGACCACACCCACCTTCATACCAGCAGCACGGATTTTTTGTAGGGTCCCATGCAGGTGAACCGTTGCTTCTGCGTGAATGGTTAAAATATCTGCACCTGCGCGGGCAAAGGTCTCAATATGATTTTCAGGATTGGACACCATGAGATGGCAATCAAAAACCAGCTTGCTATGAGGACGCATAGCCGCAACCACATCCGCCCCAAAGCTGATATTTGGCACAAAATGACCGTCCATGATGTCAATATGAACGTATTCCACACCTGTCTTTTCTAGACGCTTGAGCTCTTTTTCAAAATTTGCATAATCTGCCGCCAAAATAGACGGTGCAATCTTATAATGTGACATACAGAACCAACTTTCTATTTGAATTTCTTACTTACCTTGGTATAGGTTTCACGCTGATTTTGGATTTCGCTGAGGAATTGGAGATAATTATCAAAGCGGCTTTGGGAAATGGCAGAGCTGGCAACAGCTTCCTTGACCGCACAATCCGGCTCATGGGTATGGGTACAGGTCCTAAATTTGCAGTCCTGGCTGGCTTCCGCAATTTCTGGGAAACAATCTGTCAGAGCCTCCGCCTCCTTGACTTCATAGTCTAGGGATGAAAATCCTGGCGTATCCGCAATTTTCCCACCGAAGACATTGTAGAAACTGACCGCACGAGTGGTATGGCGACCACGCCCCAGACTATCTGAAATCGCACCTGTTTCCAAGGCTAATTCTGGCGCAATGCGATTGAGAAGAGTCGATTTACCAACCCCTGTCTGCCCCATAAAGACGGTCACCTTATCCTGCAATAATGGCGTCAGTTCCTCCAAACTATAGACAAAAGGATAGCCAATTTTCTCATAGATAGTCTTGAAGGCATCCATTCCCGTCTGATCTTCTACCAAGTCCATCTTAGAGATATAGATAATGGGATCCATATCCTTCTGTTCAAGGAGAACTAGGAAACGATCCAGTAGATTGGCATTAAAATCAGGTTCCTTAGCCGACATGATAACCACCGCCTGATCGATATTGACAATTGGAGGTCGAACCAAACTATTCTTTCTCTCGTGGATTTTTAAAATATAGCCTTCTGAGTTTTCCTCCGCAGAAAAGTCCACAAAATCACCCACGTAGGGCGTTTGGCCTTTCTTACGAAAATTTCCTCTAGCTCTGGTTTGATAAACCTGTCCATCCGCCTCGACATAGTAAAAACCTGCCAAGGCCTTGATAATTCTTCCTTGCAATGAAGACTCCTTTGTGTGTACTTGTTCCTATTATACCAAATTTCCTAGGAAAAAGGGAGCAAAGCCAAATCCTGCACAGCTAGTATTTTCTTGCCAATGGAAATATATACAATAGAAAAAGCCCTCAAACGAGAGCTTTCTTGGGATACATAGATGGACTAGTCTCTTTTGCGTGATGTAGCAGCTAATCCCAGACCAGAAAGACCGGACAAGACGCCCCCTAAGACTAGGAGCATAGAGCTGCTATCACCTGTTTTTGGCAAGGTTTTGGCAACAGGTTGTGATACTTCCTGTGGTTTAACAGCAGGAGTGCTTGGAGCGGACTTGTCTACCGTTTTCTTATCAGTTGCTGCCACTACTTGAACCTTGCCAGCTGTCTGGTCAGTTAAGGACGAGGCATCTGTTAGCTGTTCAACTGGTTTGTCTGTCGGAGTTTCAGCTGGTTTTTCGACTGGTTGCTCAACTGGAACTTCAGCAGGTTGTTCAACTGGCTGCTCAACTGGAACTTCAGCAGGTTGTTCAACTGGTTGTTCAACTGGTTGTTCAACTGGCTGGTCAGCTGGTTGTTCAGTTGGCTGTTCAACTGGTTGTTCAGTTGGTTGTTCAGTTGGTTGTTCAGCTGGCTGTTCGGCTGGTTGTTCAGCTGGAGTTTCAACTGGCTGTTCAACTGGTTGTTCAACTGGCTGGTCAGCTGGTTGTTCAACTGGTTTGGTTTCAGCTGGTTTTGGTACATCTACCTTATCATAAAAGAAGCTAGCCGTAGGATACCAATCTTCATCATGCCAAACATTATCACCTGTAAATTTTTCGTAGGTTACCTCAATAGAATCTTTACCCCAAGACTCAGTAGTGGGGGCGTATCCATCAATATGAGGAGCTACTTCCACTACTACTTCACCCTTTGAAATCACACCCTCCTTATAAGGTGCAATATCTGTGTAAGAAGGAGTACCCCCATTCTCCGCCACATCATTCAGGAAGTAATGAATGCGATAAGTGATGGATTGCTCATCCGCATAAACAACAGCAGGACCACCTAGCAGCCGACCGCCCACAGGGGCAACCACACCACCCAAAACAAGGGTTGAAGTAAGGGCTACGCCCCATTTAACCAATTTTTTAGTATTCATCATATTTTCCTAAGGTCTTATCGACCTTTCCTTTCTTTTAAACCTCTTATAAACCCCTGCTACAATAGGGTTTGTACCTGTTTTAGTTAAGGGTCGTTAACTAAAACATAGAAAAATCAAAAAATGCCAACTTGATAAGGCTTGAAAAGCCCGTCAAATCAGCATTTTGAATATTTTCTATTGACAACTTTGATTGTTTTACCAAACGACCGTTTGCTAAAACACACATATTCGCTTACAGTTTATCATTTTCTCCTGTTTCTGTCAAAGAATTATGTGCTTTTTGACGACGAAATGGGATATTATTTCGTTTTAAGACTTGATAGATGGTTGCTGTTGAAATATTGAGTTGGTTGTCCATGTCTCGAACGGTTGTTTCTTCTACCACATAGCTCTGAATCACTTGTTTTTCTTTTGATTTTGAAATACCCTTATTGCCCAATTTTACACCACGTTCTCTGGCCTTACGTAAACCGTCTTTTGTACGGTCAGAAATGGCTTGGAGTTCCCATTCTGCCACATAGCCTAGCATGAGGCAGAAGAATCGGCCTGTCAGCGAGTCAGTTTCGATTTGTTCGTGGATGGATTGCAGGCGGATCTGATGGCTGGTCAAGTCTGAGATGATAGCAGACAGATGGAGCATCTTTCTGGTTAGGCGGTCTAGCTTATAGACTACAAATCTGGTCTCTATCCCGCTTTCAGCACAGGCTTTGGCTAGCTTGATAGCTTTTTGAAGTTGTGGGCGGTCTTGATGACCTCCCGATTCCTTTTCCATGTAGAGTCTGTCACAGAAGTGTAGGGCTTCTTTTTGCACTTCTAGTCCCAGTTCTTGCCGATTATCCCTCGAGCGTAGCCAATGACAACAAATCCTTTTTCTTGGTATTGCTTGATGATTCTCTTCATATTTTCCTCCTTGTTCTACTATTGTAGCGGGGGTTGGTATAAAAGGTCTGATGAACATGTGATCATGGTTTGATAATCATTCCATTTTCCCCTAGCCAAGTCAAGAAAAAAATAGTATAATAAAAAACAAGCGGAGGTGGTGGAACGGCAGACACGCATGCTTCAGGCGCATGTGCCCATCGGGTGTGAGGGTTCAAATCCCTTCCTCCGCATGATAAACGAGAAACCCCAAGTCAGAGTTGATGACTTGAGGTGATACTTTATGCTAGTTATTTGGCTTCAAATCATTTAAGTAATGTTATCCAGTTTTGCTTTGAATGCAAGATACGGGCTACAAAAACCTGATAGCCCTCTATGAAATAAAAAACGAGATAATGTTCTATCGGCATATAACGGTAGGGCTTTCCATCGGCAGTTAGGTTGCCAAATCCTCTGCTAGATACCAAGGGACAGACTTCAGGGAATAACTCTAATATTTCCAAAGCCTTCAATATCAAATCAATTTTGCTAGCCGCTGCTTGTTGGCTGTAAAAATTGATTAGAATGTAATCATATATAGCCTGCAAATCCTGTTTGGCTCTATCAGAAATAACAAGCTCATATTTTTTCTTATCAGTCAAGACCAAATTCCTTTCTGACAGCCACGAGAGAACTTGTCTTACCTGCTAGAATATCCTGATGTCCTAACAAGATTTCTTTCTTTAACTCTTCAAAAGCAATCTTGTTGCTATCCTCCCTACCGTCTTTTGTAACAAATTCTTGGACATCAATAGTACCTGTCGCAATTTTTCTCAAGGTCGCATTCAGCACATCTGAAACTGTCATGCTTTCTCCTGCTAATAGCTCCTTTGTTTGCTGGTAATAAAATGAATCTGCCCTAAAGTTTACCTGTTGTGTCGCTCCCATTATTCTCAACTCCTTTGTATAGACATTTTGTACATACAGTTTATCCCTTTTTCAGAAGTTGGTCAAGATATTCGCTAAATAACCCCAAGTCAAAGTTGATGACTTGGGGCCATTTTTATATCTTCTCACGCAATTTCCCA is part of the Streptococcus suis genome and harbors:
- a CDS encoding 3'-5' exoribonuclease YhaM family protein, translated to MKINQMKKDEFFEGFYLIKTAEVRQTRAGKDYLALTFQDDTGEIEGKVWDAQPGKIKDFTAGTVVHMQGRREVYNNTPQVNQLVLRLPKAGEPNDPADFKEKPPVDVKDTKDYLSQMIFRIENATWQRIVRALYSKYDKEFYSYPAAKTNHHAFYSGLSYHTATMVRLADAIGDIYPQLNKSLLFAGIMLHDLAKVIELTGPDNTGYTVRGNLIGHISLIDEEITKVLMELGIDDSLEEVTVLRHVILSHHGLLEYGSPVRPQIMEAEILHMIDNIDAEMMMMLSALDKVGPGEMTNRIFAMDNRAFYKPNID
- a CDS encoding DNA recombination protein RmuC — protein: MDIVLLILLILVLLALVFLYGKWQSLTLLLQDQAEDTADNLSDQLSYQLENATLKQQQAIHQEVERLRTELYQQLTDIRQELNKSHLETRDATDRRLQAIQESNEKRLEEMRQTVEEKLEKTLQTRLQASFETVSKQLESVNRGLGEMQTVARDVGSLNKVLSGTKTRGIMGELQLGQIIEDILTPSQYEREFATVSGSSERVEYAVKLPGRTEGDYIYLPIDSKFPLADYYRLEDAYESGDKDQIDLHRKNLLAAIKRFAKDIQSKYLNPPETTNFGVLFLPTEGLYSEVVRNPIFFDELRRQENIVVAGPTTLSALLNSLSVGFKTLNIQRSADDISKVLGNVKLEFGKFSDLLLKAQKQLNQASSNIDKLLTTRTNAIERSLRTIDLYEDDQTKGLLGLSPLDEEDNEN
- a CDS encoding thiamine diphosphokinase; this encodes MIKIAVIAGGSFDCLPEPADLYVGVDAGSLRLLDHFLPLDWAIGDFDSVTPEELGQIKDLAERFLQAPAEKDDTDLELALKEIFKVYPQAKVRIYGALGGRMDHMMSNLFLPAEPDLAAYVEQIELVDSQNIVRFRPAGQHRLSPIAGMNYISFMPSDQSCLTIRHAKYPLDASNYFFKKCYASNEFIDRDIDIQLDKGYVVLIYSKDKD
- the rpe gene encoding ribulose-phosphate 3-epimerase is translated as MSHYKIAPSILAADYANFEKELKRLEKTGVEYVHIDIMDGHFVPNISFGADVVAAMRPHSKLVFDCHLMVSNPENHIETFARAGADILTIHAEATVHLHGTLQKIRAAGMKVGVVINPGTPLVTIEPVLNLVDQVLLMTVNPGFGGQAYIPEVAEKIADLVKLREAKGLNFDIEVDGGIDDKTIHSAKNAGANVFVAGSYLFKGDLDANVAKLRAALND
- the rsgA gene encoding ribosome small subunit-dependent GTPase A, with the protein product MQGRIIKALAGFYYVEADGQVYQTRARGNFRKKGQTPYVGDFVDFSAEENSEGYILKIHERKNSLVRPPIVNIDQAVVIMSAKEPDFNANLLDRFLVLLEQKDMDPIIYISKMDLVEDQTGMDAFKTIYEKIGYPFVYSLEELTPLLQDKVTVFMGQTGVGKSTLLNRIAPELALETGAISDSLGRGRHTTRAVSFYNVFGGKIADTPGFSSLDYEVKEAEALTDCFPEIAEASQDCKFRTCTHTHEPDCAVKEAVASSAISQSRFDNYLQFLSEIQNQRETYTKVSKKFK
- a CDS encoding LPXTG cell wall anchor domain-containing protein, whose translation is MNTKKLVKWGVALTSTLVLGGVVAPVGGRLLGGPAVVYADEQSITYRIHYFLNDVAENGGTPSYTDIAPYKEGVISKGEVVVEVAPHIDGYAPTTESWGKDSIEVTYEKFTGDNVWHDEDWYPTASFFYDKVDVPKPAETKPVEQPADQPVEQPVEQPVETPAEQPAEQPAEQPTEQPTEQPVEQPTEQPADQPVEQPVEQPVEQPAEVPVEQPVEQPAEVPVEQPVEKPAETPTDKPVEQLTDASSLTDQTAGKVQVVAATDKKTVDKSAPSTPAVKPQEVSQPVAKTLPKTGDSSSMLLVLGGVLSGLSGLGLAATSRKRD
- a CDS encoding type II toxin-antitoxin system RelE/ParE family toxin produces the protein MTDKKKYELVISDRAKQDLQAIYDYILINFYSQQAAASKIDLILKALEILELFPEVCPLVSSRGFGNLTADGKPYRYMPIEHYLVFYFIEGYQVFVARILHSKQNWITLLK